The following proteins are co-located in the Spirosoma montaniterrae genome:
- a CDS encoding glycogen/starch synthase, which translates to MSKLRILYVASEINPFLKTSDVADFVRKLPQAMQERGMEIRILVPRFGLINERKNRLHEVVRLSGINIAVGDEEKPLIIKVASIPTAKLQVYFIDNEDYFQRKYVFHDKENRFYDDNDERAIFFCKGVLETVKKLGWAPDIVHCNDWMTALIPLYLKTTYKNDPMFKDTKSVFTVYNNAFEHRFEGDIIEKARMMDIDDEMLAELKTADFPGFIRIGCTYADAVVRAEEESSESLNAILTDLPEHKFDVAEDEDVTERYYNLYTQLAG; encoded by the coding sequence ATGAGCAAATTACGTATTCTTTACGTCGCCAGCGAGATTAATCCTTTCCTCAAAACCTCTGACGTCGCCGATTTTGTGCGCAAACTACCACAGGCCATGCAGGAACGGGGTATGGAAATCCGAATTCTGGTGCCGCGCTTTGGGCTAATTAATGAACGCAAAAACCGGTTGCACGAGGTGGTGCGGTTGTCGGGCATCAACATTGCCGTTGGCGACGAAGAAAAGCCGCTGATTATCAAAGTCGCGTCGATTCCGACAGCCAAATTACAGGTTTATTTCATCGATAATGAAGACTATTTCCAGCGGAAGTACGTTTTTCATGACAAAGAGAACCGGTTTTACGACGACAACGACGAACGGGCCATCTTCTTCTGCAAAGGCGTTCTGGAAACGGTAAAAAAACTCGGCTGGGCACCCGACATCGTGCATTGCAACGACTGGATGACCGCCCTGATTCCGCTTTACCTGAAAACGACCTACAAAAACGACCCGATGTTCAAAGACACCAAGTCGGTTTTTACCGTCTATAATAACGCGTTCGAGCATCGGTTCGAGGGCGATATTATCGAAAAAGCCCGCATGATGGACATCGACGACGAAATGCTGGCAGAACTCAAAACGGCAGATTTTCCGGGATTTATTCGGATTGGCTGTACCTACGCCGACGCGGTGGTGCGGGCCGAAGAAGAGTCGAGCGAGAGTCTCAATGCCATTTTAACCGATTTACCTGAACATAAATTTGATGTTGCCGAAGACGAAGATGTTACTGAACGCTATTACAACCTCTATACACAACTGGCTGGGTAG
- a CDS encoding M15 family metallopeptidase, whose amino-acid sequence MQKQGLVDVQKVDATILVDLKYSTTDNFVGKDVYGDLTRAYLQPVATQKLARASRALQAKYPNLRLLVYDAARPRAAQWNLWNALPNLSESERRKYVADPRQGSIHNYGCAVDLTVATKDGKPLDMGTKYDYFGELAYPSEEARLLKAGKLTKQQIDNRRILRTAMHEGGFSHIEYEWWHFNALARSKAKMMFRIVD is encoded by the coding sequence ATGCAAAAGCAGGGATTAGTGGACGTACAAAAAGTTGACGCCACTATTCTGGTTGACCTGAAATATTCGACCACCGATAATTTCGTCGGGAAAGACGTGTACGGCGACCTGACGCGGGCCTATCTGCAACCCGTGGCTACCCAGAAACTGGCCCGTGCCAGCCGTGCGTTGCAGGCGAAATACCCCAATCTGCGGCTGTTGGTCTATGACGCGGCCCGCCCCCGCGCGGCCCAGTGGAATCTCTGGAATGCCCTGCCCAACCTCTCCGAAAGCGAACGCCGGAAATACGTAGCCGACCCACGTCAGGGATCGATTCATAACTACGGTTGCGCCGTTGACCTGACCGTGGCTACCAAAGACGGGAAGCCGTTGGACATGGGTACGAAATACGATTACTTCGGCGAGTTGGCGTACCCGTCGGAAGAAGCCCGTTTATTGAAAGCGGGAAAACTAACGAAGCAGCAAATCGACAATCGGCGCATCCTGCGAACGGCCATGCACGAAGGCGGTTTCAGCCACATCGAATACGAGTGGTGGCATTTCAACGCACTGGCCCGCAGCAAAGCCAAAATGATGTTCAGAATTGTAGACTGA
- a CDS encoding DUF1345 domain-containing protein, whose translation MNRLFLTISRFDANHRLLVALCVATVAFLCVPVSFSTPAHLTVVWIAYAQAVLFLMWVSIIVAHPRDLPRLSRIQDSSRMLILAFVVAAAVASLFAVILLLDRMTLEHRTLYIMLAVLAVASAWVLVHTVFTMRYAHLYYGNDPKQTKRPGGLDFPHEPEPDYLDFAYFSFVIGMTSQVSDVAVGSKAMRRTALVHGLLSFGFNAIIIALTISGLSSML comes from the coding sequence ATGAACCGTTTATTCCTCACCATTAGTCGGTTCGATGCCAATCATCGGCTGCTGGTGGCCTTGTGCGTTGCGACCGTAGCGTTCCTGTGTGTGCCGGTATCATTCAGCACACCCGCCCACCTGACCGTTGTTTGGATTGCCTATGCGCAGGCCGTGTTATTCTTGATGTGGGTTTCGATTATTGTCGCACATCCGCGCGATCTGCCCCGCCTGTCGCGCATTCAGGATTCGAGCCGGATGCTGATTCTGGCCTTTGTGGTAGCTGCGGCTGTAGCGAGTTTATTCGCTGTCATTCTTTTGCTCGACCGCATGACACTGGAACACCGAACCCTTTACATTATGCTGGCGGTGCTGGCCGTAGCGAGCGCGTGGGTACTGGTACATACCGTATTTACGATGCGATACGCACACCTCTACTACGGCAACGATCCAAAGCAGACCAAACGCCCCGGCGGGCTGGATTTTCCGCACGAACCCGAACCCGACTATCTTGATTTCGCCTATTTCTCGTTCGTCATCGGCATGACCAGTCAGGTTTCCGACGTGGCCGTTGGTTCCAAAGCCATGCGTCGAACGGCGTTGGTGCATGGGCTGTTATCGTTTGGCTTCAACGCCATCATTATCGCCCTGACCATCAGCGGTCTTTCTTCGATGCTTTAG
- a CDS encoding nucleoside recognition domain-containing protein — MALNYIWVAFFLIAFVVALVKLIVFGDTEIFKIIVEGLFDSSKVAVMDIALPLAGVMTFFLGLLNVGEKAGAINFLARIIGPFFNKLFPEVPKDHPANGQMIMNFSANMLGLDNAATPFGLKAMASLQELNPSKEAASNAQIMFLVLHTSGLTIIPLSILAQRAILGAQNPSDVFIPCVIGTYVTTVVALVAVGLKQRINLLNTTVLGWLGGITGFLVLALWWLSGKPKEEIEMISKVVGNLILMIIVVAFLLGALRKKVPIFETFIEGAKGGFDTSVRIIPYLVGMLVAIGAFRNAGAMDALVGGLKYLFGLTGMNTDFTDALPVALMKPLSGSGARALMIDAMKQFGPDSFVGRLVCIFQGSADTTFYIVALYFGSVGIRNTRYAIPYGLFADFVGVLAGIALGYFFFH; from the coding sequence ATGGCTCTGAACTACATCTGGGTTGCTTTTTTTCTGATTGCTTTTGTGGTCGCGCTGGTCAAGCTGATTGTCTTTGGCGACACCGAGATTTTCAAAATAATAGTCGAAGGGCTGTTCGACTCCTCGAAAGTGGCTGTGATGGACATTGCCCTGCCATTAGCGGGTGTGATGACGTTCTTTCTGGGCCTGCTCAACGTGGGGGAGAAAGCCGGAGCCATTAATTTTCTGGCCCGAATCATTGGCCCGTTTTTCAATAAACTCTTTCCCGAAGTGCCGAAAGATCACCCCGCCAACGGCCAGATGATTATGAATTTTTCGGCCAACATGCTCGGTCTCGACAATGCCGCTACGCCCTTTGGCCTGAAAGCGATGGCGAGTTTGCAGGAACTGAACCCCAGCAAAGAGGCCGCTTCCAACGCCCAGATCATGTTTCTGGTGCTGCATACGTCGGGCCTGACCATCATTCCGCTTAGTATTCTGGCGCAACGGGCCATTCTGGGAGCGCAAAACCCGTCGGACGTATTCATTCCGTGTGTGATCGGCACTTACGTAACCACGGTAGTCGCGCTGGTGGCAGTTGGGTTGAAACAACGCATCAACCTGCTCAATACCACGGTGTTGGGCTGGTTAGGTGGCATCACGGGCTTTCTGGTACTGGCGTTATGGTGGCTGTCGGGCAAACCGAAAGAAGAAATCGAAATGATCTCGAAGGTAGTTGGCAACCTGATTCTGATGATTATCGTGGTGGCATTTCTGCTGGGCGCACTCCGCAAAAAAGTCCCGATTTTTGAGACGTTCATCGAAGGCGCGAAGGGTGGTTTCGACACGTCGGTGCGCATCATTCCGTACTTAGTGGGCATGCTCGTGGCAATTGGTGCCTTTCGCAATGCCGGGGCCATGGATGCGCTGGTGGGTGGGCTGAAATACCTCTTCGGGCTAACGGGTATGAACACTGACTTTACCGACGCCCTGCCCGTAGCCCTGATGAAACCGCTGAGCGGCTCCGGTGCCCGCGCCCTGATGATCGACGCCATGAAGCAGTTCGGTCCCGACTCATTTGTGGGGCGGTTAGTGTGTATTTTTCAGGGGTCAGCCGATACCACGTTCTACATCGTAGCCCTGTATTTTGGGTCGGTGGGTATTCGCAACACGCGCTATGCCATTCCGTATGGTCTGTTTGCCGATTTCGTGGGTGTGCTGGCCGGTATCGCACTGGGTTATTTCTTTTTTCATTGA
- a CDS encoding M4 family metallopeptidase, with protein sequence MKPSLLALSLLITTPMLAQQPVPKQFDRKLKTSTPSAGLAERLGAVRVPAPANQKGRQSLTVGGGTHPTTEPLKLRIVRDSASGLPVYIERTGKPRPADNARARVSAAAAASATFQFLGQVRSLLKLDRPEDNFTVSRTDADELGQLHVRLMQTHRGLPVLGRELVAHLTNGDVMLLNGRYEPLPENLPTTPRLALADASARALGDVRRTSRVRSFGDNLLGMKTSEGELCVFPAPTGAKLAYRLTVRPNMLERWEYVIDAQTGDVLEKLDYTCSLVRKKLADVGNTDPTTTPALAPQATGRDLNGVSRTFQTHQQTGTYYMIDTSRPMFKANTSKMPNEPVGAIWTVDARKTFGDNQKVYQITSATNADWTPTAISAHFNAGVAYEYYRTVHNRNALNGKGETMISIINLVDDDGSPLDNAYWNGKTMAYGNGDKGFKPLAGALDVTGHEMTHGVIQNTANLQYKDQSGAINESFADVFGVLIDRDDWTLGEDIVKTAVFPSGAMRSMSNPNQGGPTRDPNGYQPATMNQYEKTTEDNGGVHINSGIPNFAFYKFATAIGKEKAEKVYYRALSNYLVRTSQFLDLRLAVIKSATDLYGGTGAEVTAARAAFDAVGITEGSPTTPGKQPDVPVASGQDLLLLADAESKKLYSTNMAVTPAKFDLKSTLGLVQKPSVTDNGQTAYYVTTDKRIRAVNLVGTPNETIVSNETIWANVAISKDGTRLAALTADRDAKIYVYSFAKRKWAEFELYNPTYTEGVSTGEVRYADSFEWDFTGENIVYDAYNELANANGDAIDYWDVGFINVWNNQTGDFAKGDIEKLFANLDEGESVGNPTFSKNSPDILAFDYVNDTDGTYYVVATDLSKGTIQGVYRNNTLGFPTYSRLDNKLVFSTESSKTEDISSINLAADKITPSGTAAVLYTGAKWPVWYTQATRVIPTRTAQTITFDPITDRYSNQGDLTLRATASSGLTVAFSVRSGPATLNTGNVLKFTGAGAVTIRASQEGSSLFFAATPVDRTFQVLTVTGLEPAWSDAMVVYPNPAQTSLTVELPATETLENLSLRTLGGASVAQPAFRPRQRTATVEIGHLPKGMYLLQVQTPTGTAQRKVVKE encoded by the coding sequence ATGAAACCTTCTCTACTCGCTTTATCGCTGCTTATCACAACGCCGATGCTGGCGCAGCAACCGGTTCCAAAACAGTTTGACCGCAAACTGAAAACCTCGACCCCATCGGCAGGTTTGGCCGAACGGCTGGGTGCCGTTCGCGTACCAGCTCCGGCAAATCAGAAAGGTCGGCAATCGCTGACGGTGGGCGGAGGTACGCACCCAACTACTGAGCCGCTGAAGTTACGCATCGTGCGCGATTCGGCTTCCGGGTTGCCCGTATACATTGAACGAACAGGCAAGCCGCGCCCGGCAGACAACGCACGGGCGCGGGTATCGGCGGCTGCGGCAGCGTCGGCTACGTTTCAGTTTCTGGGGCAGGTGCGGTCGCTGCTGAAACTCGACCGGCCCGAAGATAACTTTACGGTTTCGCGCACCGACGCCGACGAGTTGGGGCAACTGCACGTTCGGCTTATGCAGACGCACCGGGGCTTGCCCGTGCTGGGCCGCGAACTCGTAGCGCACCTGACCAATGGCGACGTTATGCTGCTGAATGGCCGCTACGAACCACTGCCCGAAAACCTGCCCACCACACCCCGGCTGGCACTGGCCGATGCATCGGCGCGGGCGTTGGGCGACGTGCGCCGAACGTCGCGGGTGCGTTCGTTTGGTGATAATCTGCTGGGAATGAAGACATCGGAAGGCGAGTTGTGTGTTTTCCCCGCTCCGACCGGCGCGAAACTGGCGTATCGGCTGACCGTGCGACCTAATATGCTCGAACGCTGGGAGTATGTAATCGATGCGCAAACCGGCGACGTACTCGAAAAACTCGATTACACCTGTTCGCTGGTGCGGAAGAAATTAGCCGACGTTGGCAACACCGACCCGACAACAACGCCCGCTTTGGCTCCGCAGGCTACGGGCCGCGACCTCAACGGCGTATCGCGCACGTTTCAGACGCATCAGCAGACGGGTACGTATTATATGATCGACACGTCGCGGCCCATGTTTAAAGCTAACACGTCGAAAATGCCGAACGAACCGGTTGGCGCAATCTGGACAGTAGACGCCCGCAAAACGTTTGGCGACAACCAGAAAGTGTACCAGATTACCTCGGCTACCAATGCCGACTGGACACCAACGGCAATATCTGCTCATTTCAACGCGGGCGTTGCCTATGAGTATTACCGAACGGTTCATAACCGAAACGCGCTGAACGGCAAGGGTGAAACCATGATTTCTATCATCAACCTCGTCGATGATGATGGCAGCCCGCTCGACAATGCGTACTGGAACGGTAAAACCATGGCCTATGGCAATGGCGACAAGGGATTTAAACCGCTGGCAGGCGCACTCGACGTAACGGGTCACGAAATGACGCACGGCGTTATTCAGAATACCGCCAACCTGCAATACAAAGACCAATCGGGAGCCATCAATGAATCGTTTGCCGACGTATTCGGCGTTCTGATCGACCGCGACGACTGGACGCTGGGCGAAGACATTGTGAAAACGGCGGTGTTTCCGTCGGGAGCAATGCGAAGCATGTCGAACCCGAATCAGGGTGGCCCCACCCGCGACCCAAACGGCTACCAGCCCGCCACGATGAATCAGTATGAAAAAACGACTGAAGACAACGGGGGCGTTCATATCAACAGCGGCATTCCGAACTTCGCATTCTACAAGTTTGCTACGGCTATTGGGAAAGAAAAGGCGGAGAAGGTGTATTACCGTGCGCTGAGCAATTACCTCGTCAGAACCTCACAGTTTCTGGATTTACGGCTGGCGGTAATTAAATCGGCTACTGACCTCTACGGCGGCACTGGTGCCGAGGTGACAGCCGCACGGGCCGCGTTCGACGCCGTGGGCATTACCGAAGGTTCGCCAACAACGCCCGGCAAACAACCCGACGTGCCGGTGGCATCGGGGCAGGATTTGCTGCTGCTGGCCGACGCCGAATCGAAAAAACTCTACTCGACCAACATGGCCGTAACGCCCGCCAAATTCGATCTCAAAAGCACGCTCGGTTTAGTGCAGAAACCAAGCGTGACCGACAACGGCCAAACAGCTTATTACGTTACTACCGACAAACGCATCCGGGCCGTAAATCTGGTTGGAACGCCCAACGAAACCATCGTGTCGAACGAAACAATCTGGGCCAACGTAGCCATATCGAAAGACGGCACCCGGTTAGCAGCCCTGACCGCCGACCGCGATGCCAAGATTTACGTCTACAGTTTTGCCAAACGCAAATGGGCTGAATTTGAGTTGTATAACCCTACTTATACCGAAGGCGTCTCGACCGGCGAAGTGCGGTACGCCGATTCGTTTGAATGGGATTTTACGGGCGAAAACATCGTGTATGACGCTTACAATGAACTCGCCAACGCCAACGGCGACGCCATCGACTACTGGGACGTGGGCTTTATTAACGTCTGGAATAATCAGACCGGCGATTTTGCGAAGGGCGACATTGAAAAGCTGTTCGCGAATCTCGATGAAGGCGAAAGCGTGGGCAACCCAACATTCTCCAAGAACTCGCCCGATATTCTGGCCTTCGATTACGTAAACGATACCGACGGCACGTATTACGTAGTGGCTACCGACCTCAGCAAAGGCACTATTCAGGGTGTATATCGCAACAATACGCTGGGTTTTCCGACCTATTCCCGATTAGACAACAAACTGGTTTTCAGCACCGAATCGTCAAAAACCGAAGACATATCAAGTATCAACTTAGCCGCCGACAAAATCACGCCGTCGGGTACGGCAGCGGTGCTGTATACAGGGGCTAAATGGCCGGTCTGGTACACGCAGGCCACGCGGGTTATTCCGACTCGCACGGCGCAAACCATTACGTTCGACCCGATCACTGACCGCTACAGCAACCAGGGCGATCTAACACTACGGGCTACGGCTTCGTCGGGGCTGACGGTTGCTTTTTCAGTACGCAGCGGCCCGGCCACACTCAATACGGGTAATGTGCTGAAATTCACGGGTGCCGGTGCCGTAACGATACGCGCTTCGCAGGAGGGCAGCAGCCTGTTTTTTGCCGCTACGCCCGTTGACCGCACCTTTCAGGTACTCACCGTAACGGGTCTCGAACCCGCCTGGTCCGACGCGATGGTCGTGTATCCCAACCCCGCCCAAACCAGCCTGACCGTTGAACTGCCCGCTACCGAAACGCTCGAAAACCTGTCACTCCGAACCCTTGGCGGAGCCAGCGTAGCACAACCGGCGTTTCGGCCACGGCAACGCACGGCTACGGTCGAAATCGGCCATCTGCCTAAGGGCATGTATCTGTTGCAGGTACAAACGCCTACAGGCACAGCCCAGCGAAAGGTGGTAAAAGAATGA
- the panC gene encoding pantoate--beta-alanine ligase, producing the protein MLVFETISAIRQYLASSQTVQSVGFVPTMGALHEGHTTLIETARRENDIVVSSIFVNPVQFNNADDLARYPRTLEQDCQRLDAVGCDVVFAPPVAEMYPEPPALKLNFGELETVMEGAMRPGHFNGVGIVVAKLFNVVQPHRAYFGQKDLQQVAVIRRLIRDLSFPVELIRCPTVREADGLAMSSRNRNLTPAERAQAPAIYQALTLAHDLMHEGQSVAHAKAAVEDFFSQKPSFRLEYVEIANADTLQPASEVLAPGQTAVCIAAHLGKVRLIDNLVF; encoded by the coding sequence ATGCTTGTCTTCGAGACCATCTCTGCTATCCGTCAGTATCTGGCTTCTTCGCAAACCGTTCAGTCCGTGGGTTTTGTACCAACAATGGGCGCATTGCACGAAGGCCATACCACCCTCATCGAAACGGCCCGCCGGGAGAACGACATAGTGGTTAGCAGCATCTTCGTGAACCCGGTGCAGTTCAATAATGCCGATGATCTGGCCCGCTATCCGCGCACATTGGAGCAGGATTGTCAGAGGCTCGACGCTGTGGGCTGCGACGTGGTGTTTGCACCCCCGGTCGCGGAAATGTACCCCGAACCGCCCGCGCTGAAGCTGAATTTCGGCGAACTCGAAACCGTAATGGAAGGTGCTATGCGGCCCGGTCATTTCAACGGTGTAGGCATCGTGGTTGCCAAACTGTTCAACGTTGTGCAGCCGCACCGGGCCTATTTCGGCCAGAAAGATTTGCAACAAGTAGCGGTTATCCGCCGACTTATCCGCGACCTGAGCTTCCCGGTCGAGTTGATTCGCTGCCCTACCGTGCGCGAAGCCGACGGCCTGGCAATGTCGTCGCGCAACCGCAACCTCACGCCCGCCGAACGCGCGCAGGCCCCGGCCATTTATCAGGCACTGACACTGGCCCACGACCTGATGCACGAAGGGCAGTCTGTAGCGCACGCCAAAGCCGCCGTTGAGGACTTTTTTTCGCAAAAGCCGTCGTTCCGGTTAGAATACGTTGAGATTGCCAACGCCGACACACTTCAACCCGCTTCCGAAGTGCTGGCACCGGGCCAGACGGCTGTTTGTATTGCGGCTCATTTAGGCAAAGTACGGCTGATTGATAATCTGGTGTTTTGA